A single genomic interval of Streptomyces sp. 1222.5 harbors:
- a CDS encoding sugar-binding domain-containing protein: protein MFPRPPHRRRYTTTALVVGLLSTLTSGAWAGNRQPAAPHGHVAATRVPSAAGSATPLAGFAVQSTAKVSDSPEAVSSPGYRAAGWHPAGPRSTVLAALLADGVYADPFHSTNLQKIPRADFQVPWWYRSDFTVEDTGRRTSLDFSGVVSAADVYVNGDRVAAAADVTGAYTHHELDITSLVRSGTNTVALRVRPNDPDQDLTMGWLDWLQPPPDRNMGLVRDVLVRRGGPVALRDAHVVTDLAVPSLATADLTVKTQARNDSGAPVTAEISGSVGGTHFTRSVPLAAHETKTVTFSPADVPGLHLTSPRVWWPAGMGGQPLYDLDLTADVAGGTSDTAHRTFGIRDVRAPLNSAGARQYRINGRKLLVKGGGWSPDEFLRWDRTYVEDRLKYAVDLGLNTLRLEGHLEPDEFFDLADRYGVLTLPGWECCDKWEGQVNPSGSGKKWTDADHSVAKASMAAEAARLRGHPSVLSFLIGSDSAPDAAIEKGYLDALKAADWPVPVVPAASDASSPQLGASGMKMTGPYDWVPPGYWYAKREGGATGFNSETSAGPSIPTLDTLRRMMTPAELDTLWKDPGARQYHRSPSTTFGTLKIYDDALAHRYGPPTSLTDYVRKAQLAQYENVRAQFEAYGRNAADTDRPATGVIHWMFNSGWTSLHWQLVDRYLDQNGAYFGAKKANEPLHVQYSYDDRSVVVVNNLHTPAQGLTARATLFDPDGTQRYDRTVTGVSVEGDGAHAKPLTLPSSVSGLKPTYLLRLVLTDAAGREVSRNVYWLSGKADTLDWNGTTWYYTPTTSSADLTGLASMARVPVEATASTESSGGTSTTTVTLRNTVAGTTPSLLTDVRVVGGQGGPVLPVRWSDNDVSLWPGESVTLTATYRTADLHGSAPGVRVSGWNTAERTVPAA from the coding sequence GTGTTCCCTCGCCCCCCACACCGACGCCGGTACACCACCACCGCGCTGGTCGTCGGCCTGCTCTCCACGCTGACCTCCGGCGCCTGGGCCGGGAACCGGCAGCCGGCCGCACCGCACGGGCACGTCGCGGCCACCCGCGTCCCCTCCGCCGCCGGCTCGGCCACCCCGCTCGCCGGCTTCGCCGTCCAGTCCACGGCGAAGGTGAGCGACTCCCCCGAGGCGGTCTCCTCCCCGGGCTACCGGGCGGCCGGCTGGCACCCGGCGGGTCCGCGTTCGACGGTCCTGGCGGCACTGCTCGCCGACGGCGTGTACGCCGACCCGTTCCACTCCACGAACCTGCAGAAGATTCCCCGCGCGGACTTCCAGGTCCCCTGGTGGTACCGCTCGGACTTCACGGTCGAGGACACCGGCCGGCGCACCTCCCTCGACTTCAGCGGGGTCGTCTCGGCGGCCGACGTCTACGTCAACGGCGACCGGGTCGCGGCCGCCGCGGACGTGACGGGCGCCTACACCCACCACGAGCTGGACATCACCTCGCTGGTCAGGTCCGGCACCAACACGGTCGCCCTGCGCGTGCGCCCCAACGACCCGGACCAGGACCTGACGATGGGCTGGCTGGACTGGCTCCAGCCGCCCCCCGACCGGAACATGGGGCTCGTCCGCGACGTCCTGGTGCGCAGGGGCGGCCCGGTCGCGCTGCGCGACGCGCACGTGGTCACCGATCTGGCCGTCCCCTCGCTCGCCACCGCCGACCTGACGGTGAAGACCCAGGCCCGCAACGACTCCGGCGCGCCGGTCACCGCGGAGATCTCCGGCAGCGTCGGCGGGACGCACTTCACCCGGAGCGTGCCGCTGGCCGCCCACGAGACGAAGACCGTCACCTTCTCCCCCGCCGACGTGCCCGGCCTGCACCTCACCTCGCCGCGGGTGTGGTGGCCCGCCGGCATGGGCGGGCAGCCGCTGTACGACCTCGATCTCACCGCCGACGTCGCCGGCGGGACGTCGGACACCGCGCACCGGACCTTCGGCATCCGCGACGTGCGGGCGCCGCTGAACTCCGCCGGTGCCCGCCAGTACCGGATCAACGGCCGCAAGCTGCTGGTCAAGGGCGGCGGCTGGTCACCGGACGAGTTCCTGCGCTGGGACCGCACCTATGTCGAGGACCGCCTGAAGTACGCCGTCGACCTGGGCCTGAACACCCTCCGGCTGGAGGGCCACCTGGAGCCCGACGAGTTCTTCGACCTGGCCGACCGGTACGGCGTGCTGACGCTGCCGGGCTGGGAGTGCTGCGACAAGTGGGAGGGGCAGGTCAACCCCAGCGGGTCGGGGAAGAAGTGGACCGACGCCGACCACTCCGTGGCGAAGGCGTCCATGGCCGCCGAGGCCGCCCGGCTGCGCGGCCACCCGAGCGTGCTCTCCTTCCTGATCGGCAGCGACTCCGCCCCGGACGCGGCGATCGAGAAGGGCTACCTGGACGCCCTGAAGGCCGCCGACTGGCCGGTCCCCGTCGTGCCCGCCGCGTCCGACGCCTCCTCGCCCCAGCTGGGCGCGTCGGGCATGAAGATGACCGGGCCGTACGACTGGGTGCCGCCCGGCTACTGGTACGCCAAGCGGGAGGGCGGGGCCACCGGCTTCAACTCCGAGACCAGCGCCGGCCCCAGCATCCCCACGCTCGACACCCTGCGCCGGATGATGACGCCCGCGGAGCTCGACACCCTCTGGAAGGATCCGGGCGCCCGGCAGTACCACCGCTCCCCGTCCACGACGTTCGGCACGCTCAAGATCTACGACGACGCCCTCGCCCACCGCTACGGCCCACCCACGAGCCTCACCGACTACGTGCGCAAGGCGCAGCTCGCCCAGTACGAGAACGTCCGCGCCCAGTTCGAGGCCTACGGCCGCAACGCCGCCGACACCGACCGCCCCGCCACCGGGGTGATCCACTGGATGTTCAACAGCGGCTGGACGTCCCTGCACTGGCAGCTGGTGGACCGCTATCTCGACCAGAACGGCGCCTACTTCGGGGCGAAGAAGGCGAACGAGCCGCTGCACGTCCAGTACTCCTACGACGACCGCTCGGTCGTGGTGGTCAACAACCTGCACACCCCCGCCCAGGGCCTGACCGCACGGGCGACGCTGTTCGACCCGGACGGCACCCAGAGGTACGACCGCACCGTCACGGGCGTCTCGGTGGAGGGCGACGGGGCGCACGCGAAGCCCCTCACGCTGCCGTCCTCGGTGAGCGGTCTGAAGCCGACGTATCTGCTCCGCCTGGTGCTGACGGACGCGGCCGGCCGGGAGGTGAGCCGGAATGTCTACTGGCTCTCCGGCAAGGCCGACACCCTCGACTGGAACGGCACCACCTGGTACTACACGCCGACGACCAGCTCGGCGGATCTCACCGGGCTGGCCTCGATGGCACGGGTGCCGGTGGAGGCGACGGCCTCGACCGAGTCGTCCGGCGGTACGTCGACGACCACGGTGACCCTCCGCAACACGGTGGCCGGCACGACGCCGTCGCTGCTCACGGACGTCCGTGTGGTCGGCGGGCAGGGCGGTCCGGTCCTGCCGGTGCGCTGGTCCGACAACGACGTGAGCCTGTGGCCCGGCGAGTCGGTGACGCTGACCGCCACCTACCGGACGGCCGATCTGCACGGCTCGGCGCCGGGTGTGCGGGTCTCCGGGTGGAACACGGCGGAGCGGACGGTACCGGCCGCCTGA
- a CDS encoding ROK family transcriptional regulator has translation MPVSDAVEQQEQPWSRRRLRSTNERLLLDRLRSSGAASRAQLARETGLSKPTVSSALASLEAAGLVREAGTHAPERGRTAVLYAPDPAAGYALGVDIGRGWLRVAVVDLDGTVAARADVRNRARASAALADLVVGTARQVVENSGVDPAEVVHGVVGTPGVYDERQRRVRYAMHLPGWGRTGIVDRMREELGVPLEVHNDANLAALGEYTYGVGEGSRLFAYILIGTGLGMGVVSEGRLFTGAHGLAGEIGFLPWPGRQKPERLEDAVSGVAVVESARQFGMSGQLTAKAVFDAARRGDPAAARAVELEGERIAHTVAAAAAVLDPDLVVLGGGVGHSVDLLLRPVREHVRALTPLRPRIVPSRLGEDAVLLGAVATALDTARDVVFERRTAGS, from the coding sequence ATGCCCGTCAGCGACGCCGTGGAGCAGCAGGAACAGCCCTGGAGCCGCCGCCGCCTGCGCAGTACCAACGAGCGGCTGCTGCTGGACCGGCTGCGGAGCTCCGGTGCCGCGTCGCGTGCGCAACTGGCCCGGGAGACGGGCCTGTCGAAGCCGACGGTCTCCAGCGCGCTGGCCTCCCTGGAGGCGGCCGGCCTGGTCCGCGAGGCCGGCACCCACGCCCCCGAGCGCGGGCGCACCGCCGTGCTCTACGCCCCCGATCCGGCCGCCGGGTACGCGCTCGGCGTGGACATCGGCCGGGGCTGGCTGCGGGTGGCCGTGGTCGACCTGGACGGCACGGTCGCGGCCCGGGCCGACGTGCGCAACCGGGCCCGCGCCTCCGCCGCGCTCGCCGACCTGGTCGTGGGGACGGCCCGCCAGGTGGTGGAGAACTCGGGCGTGGACCCGGCCGAGGTGGTGCACGGCGTCGTCGGTACGCCCGGTGTGTACGACGAGCGGCAGCGCCGGGTGCGGTACGCGATGCACCTGCCGGGCTGGGGGCGCACCGGGATCGTCGACCGGATGCGCGAGGAGCTGGGCGTACCCCTGGAGGTGCACAACGACGCCAATCTGGCGGCGCTCGGCGAGTACACGTACGGCGTCGGTGAGGGCAGCCGGCTCTTCGCGTACATCCTCATAGGCACCGGCCTGGGCATGGGGGTCGTCAGCGAGGGGCGGCTGTTCACGGGAGCGCACGGGCTGGCCGGGGAGATCGGCTTCCTGCCCTGGCCGGGCCGGCAGAAGCCGGAGCGGCTGGAGGACGCGGTGTCGGGCGTGGCCGTGGTGGAGAGCGCCCGGCAGTTCGGGATGAGCGGGCAGCTGACCGCGAAGGCCGTGTTCGACGCGGCCCGGCGGGGCGATCCGGCCGCCGCGCGCGCCGTGGAGCTGGAGGGCGAGCGGATCGCGCACACCGTCGCGGCGGCCGCCGCCGTGCTCGACCCGGATCTGGTGGTGCTCGGCGGCGGTGTCGGGCACAGTGTCGACCTGCTGCTGCGGCCGGTCCGGGAGCACGTGCGCGCCCTCACCCCGCTGCGCCCGCGGATCGTGCCGAGCCGGCTCGGCGAGGACGCGGTGCTGCTGGGCGCGGTGGCCACGGCACTGGACACCGCGCGGGACGTGGTGTTCGAGCGCCGGACGGCCGGATCCTGA
- a CDS encoding APC family permease codes for MSGSPPPTGGFVRRVGQFQATAINMSQMCGIGPFVTIPLMVAAFGGPQAVIGFLAGALLALCDGLVWAELGASMPGSGGSYVYLRQAFQYRTGRLVPFLFVWTAMLFIPLIMSTGVVGFVQYLGYLAPDLGRTSGDLIGLGVIALVVVLLWRGIEHIARITAVMWTVMIASVLLVIAAAATDFSPHRAFTYPAGAFDLTSDHFWLGFAAGLTIGIYDYLGYNTTAYMGAEIKDPGRVLPRSIVFSILGIMAIYLLLQIGTLGVVDWHRMADPHDIASTSVASAVLEETWGRGAADVVTVLILITAFASVFTGLLGGSRVPYDAARDRVFFRPYGKLHPRHRFPMLGLATMGVITAVGFLIGRHTDLATLIQLLTTVMVLVQALAQIVALTVLRRRRPEMPRPYRMWLYPVPSVLAFAGWCVIYAYADKNSPGRHPVEWSLAWLALGCVAFLVWARLERVWPFGAKEISEEYTVVAVS; via the coding sequence ATGTCCGGTAGCCCGCCACCCACGGGTGGCTTCGTCCGTCGCGTCGGCCAGTTCCAGGCGACGGCCATCAACATGAGCCAGATGTGCGGCATCGGCCCGTTCGTGACGATCCCGCTGATGGTCGCCGCGTTCGGCGGCCCGCAGGCGGTCATCGGTTTCCTCGCCGGCGCGCTCCTCGCGCTGTGCGACGGACTGGTCTGGGCCGAGCTGGGCGCCTCGATGCCCGGCTCCGGCGGCAGCTACGTCTATCTGCGCCAGGCCTTCCAGTACCGCACCGGACGCCTCGTGCCGTTCCTGTTCGTGTGGACGGCGATGCTGTTCATCCCGCTGATCATGTCCACCGGCGTGGTCGGTTTCGTCCAGTACCTCGGCTACCTCGCCCCCGACCTCGGGCGGACGTCCGGCGACCTGATCGGACTGGGTGTCATCGCCCTGGTCGTCGTCCTGCTCTGGCGCGGCATCGAGCACATCGCGCGCATCACCGCCGTCATGTGGACCGTGATGATCGCCTCGGTCCTGCTGGTGATCGCCGCCGCCGCGACGGACTTCAGCCCGCACCGGGCCTTCACCTACCCGGCGGGCGCCTTCGACCTGACGAGCGACCACTTCTGGCTCGGTTTCGCCGCGGGCCTGACCATCGGCATCTACGACTACCTCGGCTACAACACCACCGCCTACATGGGCGCCGAGATCAAGGACCCGGGCCGCGTCCTGCCCCGCTCCATCGTCTTCTCGATCCTGGGCATCATGGCGATCTACCTGCTGCTCCAGATCGGCACGCTCGGTGTCGTCGACTGGCACCGGATGGCCGACCCGCACGACATCGCCTCCACCTCCGTGGCCTCCGCGGTGCTGGAGGAGACCTGGGGCAGGGGCGCGGCCGACGTGGTGACCGTACTCATCCTGATCACCGCGTTCGCCTCCGTGTTCACCGGCCTGCTGGGCGGCTCCCGAGTGCCCTACGACGCCGCACGCGACCGGGTCTTCTTCCGCCCCTACGGGAAGCTGCACCCCCGGCACCGCTTCCCGATGCTGGGCCTCGCCACCATGGGCGTGATCACCGCGGTCGGCTTCCTGATCGGCCGCCACACCGACCTCGCGACGCTGATCCAGCTGCTCACCACGGTGATGGTCCTCGTGCAGGCGCTGGCCCAGATCGTCGCGCTGACGGTGCTGCGCAGGCGGCGGCCGGAGATGCCCCGCCCGTACCGGATGTGGCTGTACCCGGTGCCGAGCGTCCTGGCCTTCGCCGGCTGGTGCGTGATCTACGCGTACGCCGACAAGAACTCCCCGGGGCGCCACCCCGTCGAGTGGTCCCTGGCCTGGCTGGCCCTCGGCTGCGTGGCCTTCCTGGTCTGGGCCCGGCTGGAGAGGGTGTGGCCGTTCGGGGCGAAGGAGATCAGCGAGGAGTACACCGTCGTCGCGGTGAGTTAG
- a CDS encoding metalloregulator ArsR/SmtB family transcription factor — translation MDKVFKALADDTRRRLLDRLHENNGQSLGELCEHFAMSRQSVTQHLALLEAANLIGTVRRGREKLHYLNPVPLHEIQERWIDKFERPRLQALGALKRRAEEAMTDKPSFVYVTYIASTPEKVWEALTDADLTAAYWGHRNVSDWRPGSRWEHVRTDGSGIADVVGRVVESEPPTRLVTTWAAPDRKEQEDRHSRVTFEIRPYEDIVRLTVVHEDLNDEGERSDVASGWPAVLSNLKSLLETGRTLPQEPWLVPGH, via the coding sequence ATGGACAAGGTCTTCAAGGCGCTTGCGGACGACACCCGCAGACGCCTGCTGGACCGGCTCCACGAGAACAACGGCCAGAGCCTGGGCGAGCTGTGCGAGCACTTCGCCATGTCCCGCCAGTCGGTCACCCAGCACCTGGCCCTCCTGGAGGCCGCCAACCTGATCGGTACGGTGCGGCGGGGGCGGGAGAAGCTGCACTACCTCAATCCGGTCCCGCTCCACGAGATCCAGGAGCGGTGGATCGACAAGTTCGAGCGCCCGCGCCTGCAAGCGCTCGGCGCCCTCAAGCGACGAGCCGAGGAAGCCATGACCGACAAGCCGAGTTTCGTGTACGTCACCTACATCGCGAGCACCCCCGAGAAGGTCTGGGAGGCGCTCACCGACGCCGACCTCACGGCCGCCTACTGGGGCCACCGGAACGTCTCCGACTGGCGGCCCGGATCCCGCTGGGAACACGTCCGCACGGACGGCTCCGGCATCGCCGACGTGGTCGGCCGGGTCGTGGAGAGCGAGCCGCCCACCCGGCTGGTCACCACCTGGGCGGCACCGGACCGGAAGGAGCAGGAGGACCGGCACTCCCGGGTCACCTTCGAGATCCGGCCCTACGAGGACATCGTCCGGCTGACCGTCGTCCACGAGGACCTCAATGACGAGGGGGAGCGCTCCGACGTGGCCTCGGGCTGGCCGGCCGTGCTGTCCAACCTCAAGTCGCTGCTGGAGACCGGCCGCACCCTGCCGCAGGAGCCCTGGCTGGTCCCGGGCCACTGA
- a CDS encoding SPW repeat protein, with translation MADVSHRGDMSTHPDVSEMRARYARMLGGRDVALVDGPVFLLGLYCAASPWIVHYSSSQPALMTHNLIMGIAIGLLALGFTRAPERMYGLSWAMCAMGIWMIIAPWIVGSSPDAGVIVNNIVIGALALALGLVCAVTAMKSPPRP, from the coding sequence ATGGCCGACGTCTCTCACAGGGGTGATATGTCGACCCACCCCGATGTGTCCGAGATGCGGGCGCGGTACGCCCGGATGCTCGGCGGTCGTGATGTGGCGCTCGTGGACGGGCCGGTCTTCCTGCTCGGTCTGTACTGCGCGGCATCTCCGTGGATCGTGCACTACTCGTCGAGCCAGCCCGCACTCATGACCCACAACCTGATCATGGGGATAGCGATAGGCCTGCTCGCACTGGGATTCACCAGGGCCCCCGAACGGATGTACGGCCTCAGCTGGGCCATGTGCGCCATGGGCATCTGGATGATCATCGCTCCGTGGATCGTGGGCAGCAGCCCGGACGCCGGGGTGATCGTCAACAACATCGTCATCGGCGCGCTCGCGCTCGCCCTTGGACTGGTGTGCGCCGTCACGGCGATGAAGAGCCCCCCCAGGCCGTAG
- a CDS encoding MerR family transcriptional regulator: protein MDDQQGRAAPDAASPVPALTTGALARRLGLSPTTLRSWDRRYGIGPARADGRHRRWTPHDVAMLETMCRLTSAGVPPAEAARAAREEGPAEGGEARPGAPDTAPPARDTPDGTAAARTRSGGVLPLGAAVRTECRGLARAAVRLDAPAVEEQLAAAVAEYGVVNAWQEVMMPTLHAVGRKWASSGDRYVEVEHLLSWHVSTTLRRHTRPAAAVGGPPAPGPVILACVPGEQHTLPLEALHAALSELRVPARMFGAAVPAEALVAAVRRLGPAAVVLWAQARSTASPPLARHIGDMRWGVKGARAHPLVVLGGPGWAGRPAPGLFRPTTLTEALDLLSSGSG from the coding sequence ATGGACGACCAGCAGGGCCGCGCCGCACCGGACGCCGCGTCTCCCGTACCGGCCCTGACCACCGGCGCCCTCGCCCGCAGGCTCGGCCTGTCACCGACCACCCTGCGCTCGTGGGACCGTCGCTACGGCATCGGCCCCGCCCGCGCCGACGGGCGCCACCGGCGCTGGACCCCGCACGACGTGGCGATGCTGGAGACGATGTGCCGGCTGACCTCGGCCGGCGTCCCGCCCGCGGAAGCGGCTCGCGCCGCGCGGGAGGAGGGCCCGGCCGAGGGAGGGGAGGCGCGTCCCGGCGCACCGGACACGGCCCCGCCGGCGCGCGACACGCCGGACGGGACGGCCGCCGCGCGCACCCGGTCCGGCGGGGTGCTGCCGCTCGGCGCCGCCGTCCGCACCGAGTGCCGCGGCCTCGCCCGTGCCGCGGTGCGCCTGGACGCGCCCGCGGTCGAGGAGCAACTGGCCGCCGCCGTCGCCGAGTACGGCGTCGTCAACGCCTGGCAGGAGGTGATGATGCCGACGCTGCACGCGGTGGGCCGCAAGTGGGCGTCGTCCGGGGACCGTTACGTGGAGGTGGAGCATCTGCTGTCCTGGCACGTCTCCACCACCCTGCGCCGCCACACCCGGCCCGCCGCCGCGGTGGGCGGACCGCCCGCCCCGGGACCCGTGATCCTCGCCTGCGTACCCGGCGAGCAGCACACCCTCCCCCTGGAGGCGCTGCACGCGGCACTGAGTGAACTCCGGGTGCCCGCGCGGATGTTCGGCGCCGCCGTCCCCGCGGAGGCGCTGGTCGCGGCGGTACGGCGGCTGGGACCGGCCGCCGTGGTGCTCTGGGCGCAGGCACGCTCCACCGCGAGCCCGCCCCTGGCCCGGCACATCGGGGACATGCGGTGGGGAGTGAAGGGCGCCCGCGCGCACCCGCTGGTCGTCCTCGGCGGCCCCGGCTGGGCGGGCCGTCCGGCCCCCGGCCTGTTCCGCCCCACCACTCTGACGGAAGCGCTGGACCTCCTGTCGAGCGGTTCGGGCTGA
- a CDS encoding deoxyribodipyrimidine photo-lyase, whose protein sequence is MPTSVVLFTADLRLHDHPPLRAALEGGHEVVPLFVRDSGIADPFRGAPNRLAFLDDCLRDLDAGLRRRGGRLVVRSGDVVEEVCKAVTEADADDVHMAADVSAYAHLRERRLRSALEAEGRRLHVHDTVTTAVAPGAVTPASSDHFAVFTPYFRQWSGRRLRDPLGAPRAVRVPAGVGSEELPSRSTAGVSPGLAEGGETLGRKRLAAWLRSGVAAYEDRHDDMAGDATSRLSPFLHFGTLSPVEVVHRVRRVGGPGAEAFVRQVAWRDFHRQVLAARTDAATADYRTKHDRWRSARTAREDLEAWREGRTGYPVVDAAMRQLRHEGWMHNRARLLTASFLAKTLYVDWRIGARHFLDLLVDGDIANNQLNWQWVAGTGTDTRPNRVLNPLTQGKRHDPDGAYVRRWVPELADIGGGAVHEPWKLRGRDRSAAAGYPDPVVDLAEGLARFRRARGRE, encoded by the coding sequence ATGCCCACCTCCGTCGTCCTGTTCACCGCCGATCTGCGCCTGCACGACCACCCGCCGCTGCGCGCCGCCCTGGAGGGGGGCCACGAGGTGGTGCCGCTCTTCGTGCGCGACAGCGGCATCGCGGACCCGTTCCGCGGCGCGCCCAACCGGCTGGCCTTCCTCGACGACTGCCTGCGCGACCTGGACGCCGGCCTGCGCAGACGTGGCGGGCGGCTGGTGGTGCGCTCCGGGGACGTCGTCGAGGAGGTCTGCAAGGCGGTCACCGAGGCGGACGCCGACGACGTGCACATGGCAGCCGACGTGAGCGCCTACGCGCACCTGCGGGAGCGGCGGCTGCGCAGCGCACTGGAGGCCGAGGGACGGCGGCTGCACGTCCACGACACGGTGACGACGGCCGTGGCGCCCGGCGCGGTGACGCCCGCCTCCTCGGACCACTTCGCCGTGTTCACGCCGTACTTCCGCCAGTGGTCGGGGCGGCGGCTGCGGGACCCGCTCGGTGCGCCCCGGGCGGTACGCGTGCCGGCGGGCGTCGGCTCCGAGGAACTGCCGTCCCGGTCCACGGCGGGGGTGTCGCCGGGGCTGGCCGAGGGCGGCGAGACCCTGGGCCGCAAGCGGCTCGCCGCCTGGCTGCGCTCGGGGGTGGCCGCCTACGAGGACCGGCACGACGACATGGCCGGGGACGCCACCTCCCGGCTCTCGCCGTTCCTGCACTTCGGCACGCTGTCCCCGGTCGAGGTCGTCCACCGGGTCCGCCGGGTGGGCGGTCCCGGGGCGGAGGCGTTCGTGCGGCAGGTCGCCTGGCGGGACTTCCACCGCCAGGTGCTCGCGGCGCGGACGGACGCGGCCACGGCCGACTACCGGACCAAGCACGACCGCTGGCGGTCCGCGCGGACGGCGCGGGAGGACCTGGAGGCATGGCGGGAGGGCCGTACCGGATACCCGGTGGTCGACGCGGCGATGCGGCAGCTGCGCCACGAGGGGTGGATGCACAACCGGGCGCGGCTGCTCACCGCGAGCTTCCTCGCCAAGACGCTCTACGTGGACTGGCGCATCGGGGCCCGGCACTTCCTCGACCTGCTGGTCGACGGGGACATCGCCAACAACCAGCTGAACTGGCAGTGGGTGGCGGGAACCGGCACGGACACCCGCCCGAACCGGGTCCTCAACCCCCTGACACAGGGCAAGCGGCACGACCCCGACGGCGCGTACGTACGGCGATGGGTGCCGGAGCTGGCGGACATCGGGGGCGGGGCGGTGCACGAACCCTGGAAACTGCGCGGCCGGGACCGGTCGGCGGCGGCCGGCTACCCGGACCCGGTCGTGGACCTCGCGGAGGGCCTCGCCCGGTTCCGCCGCGCCCGGGGCCGCGAGTGA